One region of Osmia lignaria lignaria isolate PbOS001 chromosome 7, iyOsmLign1, whole genome shotgun sequence genomic DNA includes:
- the LOC117609537 gene encoding uncharacterized protein LOC117609537 isoform X3 → MQWSKGKKVPSIVVHKGSRSHSRPDSPTVVVRGGMPSVSSSRQGFVVGERSNALHRNSSESDMIDGNVSPNVATSPTSNSIQHRVSPSCPPDKTDTENKNFRNRTNTKVKLLVRSHAMRESTSPPREPQNGSSSPHSPQSVDGEKKLSAGNLSSSNSTNAKLNNNESMFNSNLYPNQSPKQMRNTATSPTCRAPSRNGQSSPSQLHSPKNHTSPTNGNKSENHRSKMTGSNVIQKYNNCVKNNQNDRPGLLQTPVSPSKSGQALQHSPKSTNLAQNAQNNQQKSEQRRPNTLNICNNHCNNAQCGNTLSVSRPGSRHKLRHQNSSQGSFDSASPCLSRDSSTELYTDSTGIDLEHFIAETINRNQKDRTVLLKIEKDLIEFARDKQKVCHKFPNMSSYNRMLVHRVAAYFGMEHNVDQSGSSVIVTRTKNMRIPNTRFKEHIRDDLILSEEPRRSILKRDSSSFEDSFNFKSPDRMSGDYCRQNKSFEEREEEYERARRRIFKDSSGESGEVTSWPYWSSSESSDASARYRLLHPSDHTIRQMKLTKGESFDGRESCRGSILRPSVSKSFSFGGYTRGMLSRGDSVTSTHSAGARLMKQDSGASMCSRLSPSSSGYKSQSQRSDATISPSPSPSPVANMTCSHTQVSSQDLASPESNNQTVMWAVTNISSVPPGSIIINPQTNQPYTNPDGSIYRFDPENPPKFYTAPSSQENNGNNASPVKSVETSEPCKVTNNIKNENKKKSQCSKHASSNTTTVTRVTNSATSPSLPFTPPPPPPLPPQQQQNLGPSPLQQQHQQQHQQQQQQQTLVKSSSTMQTCNHNQTAQPYSTYPPTSDTYNHGVFQPHVGQQTVMMAPHPSQGQANVPNNGQGDVYNQNSIYTNYTAVPVQQGPVSQTTEVTELSGYFMGMSIYDQRVAGENHSTPPHSYPQPQPSANQTMQSMQTMPQNYWQPPPNSMPPQQTMYFVPPPGAALTVSQGPADRQQLHQQQRFTSNYSFNAQTMTPPSQSNSNYVGSYPVPYNSMPTVTPTPGDYTYQAPVHMVPTYYPPGQATIQPPPVMYRVPTPPNTPTSNQMSGMPLMYVNSGSYPPPTMVSNGTFGHQVGHNGTSPAPPGTYITPALVPNLVFRQNVPVVAGVRASTPGNSQRTSRSPTPAHELFGSGSGDRNAQPQPRYPLPMYQGVHIVQGDMRLMHPGVPVNPRLQYAPIPSPPVVQGCPRPYRPPSYSSNASGAGTPTSFDGRNQKIRKQRSKVTQLPSTGARSNLYQTPSMPSLSSNVPKDIREAKPVEDNMI, encoded by the exons ATGCAATGGAGTAAGGGTAAAAAAG TACCAAGTATAGTGGTGCATAAAGGCAGCAGGTCGCACAGTCGACCTGATAGTCCCACGGTGGTGGTGCGAGGAGGAATGCCATCAGTGTCATCCTCCAGGCAAGGCTTCGTCGTAGGTGAACGCTCGAACGCGTTGCATCGGAATAGTTCAGAGTCGGATATGATAGACGGGAATGTCAGTCCGAATGTCGCCACTTCTCCAACATCGAATTCGATCCAGCATCGTGTATCGCCCTCTTGTCCCCCCGATAAAACGGACACAGAGAACAAAAACTTTCGTAACAGG acGAATACGAAAGTGAAGCTGTTGGTTAGGAGCCATGCTATGAGAGAATCGACCTCTCCACCGAGAGAACCGCAGAACGGTTCCTCGTCTCCGCATAGTCCTCAATCGGTGGACGGTGAAAAGAAACTCTCCGCGGGTAACCTGTCATCGTCTAATTCCACTAACGCGAAGCTCAATAACAACGAGTCAATGTTCAACAGTAATCTTTATCCGAATCAATCCCCGAAGCAAATGCGTAACACGGCCACTTCGCCTACTTGTCGAGCTCCATCGCGAAACG GTCAATCTAGTCCTTCTCAACTTCATTCACCAAAGAATCATACATCTCCAACGAACGGCAATAAGTCGGAGAATCATCGTTCCAAGATGACAGGCTCGAACGTGATCCAAAAATACAATAACTGCGTGAAAAACAATCAAAACGATCGACCAGGCCTGCTACAGACACCCGTATCCCCATCGAAGTCTGGTCAGGCGTTACAGCACTCGCCAAAGAGCACGAACCTGGCCCAAAATGCgcaaaacaatcaacaaaaatcGGAACAACGTAGGCCGAACACGTTGAACATTTGCAACAACCACTGTAACAACGCACAGTGTGGCAATACTCTGTCTGTGAGCAGACCAGGCTCGAGGCATAAATTGAGGCATCAAAATTCTTCCCAGGGTAGTTTCGACAGTGCTTCACCATGCCTATCGCGAG ATAGCAGTACGGAATTGTACACGGACAGTACCGGGATAGATCTGGAGCATTTCATCGCGGAAACTATAAATCGTAATCAAAAGGATCGCACGGTGCTGTTGAAAATAGAGAAAGACTTGATAGAATTTGCGAGGGATAAACAGAAAGTCTGTCATAAATTTCCAAACATGTCCTCGTACAATAGAATGTTGGTACATCGCGTGGCCGCTTATTTCGGAATGGAACACAACGTTGATCAGTCAGGTTCCAGTGTCATAGTTACTAGGACAAAGAACATGCGAATTCCGAATACTCGTTTCAAGGAACACATTAGAGACGATTTAATTCTGTCGGAGGAACCTCGTCGAAGTATTTTGAAACGAGATTCCAGTTCGTTCGAAGACAGTTTCAATTTCAAGTCCCCTGACAGGATGTCCGGTGATTATTGCCGACAAAACAAGAGTTTCGAGGAACGAGAGGAGGAATACGAACGCGCTAGACGAAGGATATTCAAGGATAGCAGTGGAGAGAGTGGCGAAGTTACTTCCTGGCCATATTGGTCCTCTTCGGAAAGTTCTGATGCTTCTGCGAGATACCGTTTGTTGCATCCTTCGGACCACACCATCAG ACAAATGAAACTCACGAAAGGAGAATCTTTTGATGGAAGAGAATCTTGTCGAGGTTCTATATTGAGGCCATCGGTTTCCAAGTCGTTCAGTTTTGGTGGTTACACCAGGGGTATGCTTTCTAGAGGGGACAGTGTCACATCTACTCACAGCGCAGGAGCTCGACTTATGAAGCAAG ATTCAGGTGCTAGTATGTGTTCGCGACTGAGTCCTTCGAGTAGCGGTTACAAGTCACAAAGCCAGCGTAGCGACGCAACGATATCGCCTTCTCCTTCGCCATCTCCTGTGGCAAACATGACGTGCAGTCATACCCAAGTATCTAGTCAGGATCTCGCATCGCCAGAGTCTAATAACCAAACGGTAATGTGGGCAGTCACTAATATATCCAGTGTACCGCCTGGTAGCATTATCATAAACCCCCAAACCAATCAGCCATACACGAATCCGGATGGTTCGATTTATCGATTCGATCCGGAGAATCCACCAAAATTTTATACGGCTCCATCCTCGCAAGAGAACAATGGAAACAACGCGTCGCCTGTTAAAAGCGTAGAAACATCCGAGCCATGCAAAGTTacgaataatataaagaatgaaaataagaagaaatcaCAATGCAGCAAACATGCTAGTAGCAATACAACTACAGTTACTCGTGTGACAAACTCTGCTACGTCACCGAGTTTGCCATTCacaccgccgccaccgccaccacTACCACCGCAACAACAGCAAAATTTAGGACCATCGCCATTACAACAGCAACATCAGCAGCAAcatcagcagcaacaacagcaacaaacTCTAGTCAAATCGTCATCGACGATGCAAACTTGTAATCATAACCAAACAGCTCAACCATATTCGACTTACCCACCTACCTCAGATACATACAACCACGGTGTTTTTCAACCCCATGTGGGTCAGCAGACTGTGATGATGGCTCCTCATCCGAGTCAGGGTCAGGCGAACGTTCCGAATAATGGTCAAGGGGATGTATACAATCAGAATTCAATTTATACGAATTATACAGCAGTACCTGTACAGCAAGGACCAGTATCGCAAACAACA GAAGTAACGGAATTATCGGGATATTTTATGGGTATGAGTATCTATGATCAACGTGTGGCAGGAGAAAATCACTCTACACCACCTCATTCTTATCCACAACCACAGCCATCTGCGAATCAGACAATGCAAAGTATGCAGACTATGCCACAAAATTATTGGCAACCACCACCCAATTCAATGCCA CCGCAACAAACAATGTATTTTGTACCTCCACCTGGTGCAGCACTTACAGTTAGTCAGGGTCCAGCTGATAGGCAACAGTTGCATCAACAGCAAAGATTCACgtcaaattattcttttaatgcaCAAACTATGACTCCTCCGAGCCAATCAAACT CTAATTATGTGGGCAGCTATCCAGTACCTTACAATTCGATGCCTACCGTGACACCAACACCAGGCGATTACACGTACCAAGCTCCGGTTCACATGGTCCCCACGTACTACCCACCAGGTCAAGCGACGATTCAGCCACCACCTGTCATGTATAGAGTACCTACTCCACCAAATACTCCAACTTCTAATCAG atgtcTGGAATGCCATTGATGTACGTTAATTCTGGCAGCTATCCACCACCAACAATGGTATCAAATGGAACCTTCGGTCACCAAGTTGGGCATAATGGCACGTCACCGGCGCCTCCTGGAACGTACATAACTCCCGCGCTGGTTCCTAATCTGGTTTTCAGGCAAAATGTTCCT GTTGTTGCCGGTGTTCGAGCTTCGACACCAGGCAATTCTCAGAGAACAAGCAGGTCGCCGACTCCAGCACACGAACTCTTCGGAAGTGGGAGCGGGGACAGAAACGCACAACCCCAACCACGCTACCCACTGCCAATGTATCAGGGTGTTCATATTGTGCAAG GGGATATGAGATTGATGCATCCAGGAGTACCAGTTAACCCGCGGTTGCAATATGCACCAATACCATCACCACCAGTTGTTCAGGGCTGTCCACGACCTTACAGACCACCTTCGTACTCGTCGAACGCCTCAGGCGCTGGTACACCCACCTCGTTTGATGGGAGAAATCAGAAGATTCGTAAACAGAG GTCCAAAGTAACACAATTACCATCAACCGGCGCGCGGTCCAATCTCTATCAAACACCTTCCATGCCATCGCTTTCGTCTAATGTACCGAAagatatcagagaag CGAAACCTGTGGAAGACAATATGATATAA
- the LOC117609537 gene encoding uncharacterized protein LOC117609537 isoform X4: protein MPSVSSSRQGFVVGERSNALHRNSSESDMIDGNVSPNVATSPTSNSIQHRVSPSCPPDKTDTENKNFRNRTNTKVKLLVRSHAMRESTSPPREPQNGSSSPHSPQSVDGEKKLSAGNLSSSNSTNAKLNNNESMFNSNLYPNQSPKQMRNTATSPTCRAPSRNGQSSPSQLHSPKNHTSPTNGNKSENHRSKMTGSNVIQKYNNCVKNNQNDRPGLLQTPVSPSKSGQALQHSPKSTNLAQNAQNNQQKSEQRRPNTLNICNNHCNNAQCGNTLSVSRPGSRHKLRHQNSSQGSFDSASPCLSRDSSTELYTDSTGIDLEHFIAETINRNQKDRTVLLKIEKDLIEFARDKQKVCHKFPNMSSYNRMLVHRVAAYFGMEHNVDQSGSSVIVTRTKNMRIPNTRFKEHIRDDLILSEEPRRSILKRDSSSFEDSFNFKSPDRMSGDYCRQNKSFEEREEEYERARRRIFKDSSGESGEVTSWPYWSSSESSDASARYRLLHPSDHTIRQMKLTKGESFDGRESCRGSILRPSVSKSFSFGGYTRGMLSRGDSVTSTHSAGARLMKQDSGASMCSRLSPSSSGYKSQSQRSDATISPSPSPSPVANMTCSHTQVSSQDLASPESNNQTVMWAVTNISSVPPGSIIINPQTNQPYTNPDGSIYRFDPENPPKFYTAPSSQENNGNNASPVKSVETSEPCKVTNNIKNENKKKSQCSKHASSNTTTVTRVTNSATSPSLPFTPPPPPPLPPQQQQNLGPSPLQQQHQQQHQQQQQQQTLVKSSSTMQTCNHNQTAQPYSTYPPTSDTYNHGVFQPHVGQQTVMMAPHPSQGQANVPNNGQGDVYNQNSIYTNYTAVPVQQGPVSQTTEVTELSGYFMGMSIYDQRVAGENHSTPPHSYPQPQPSANQTMQSMQTMPQNYWQPPPNSMPPQQTMYFVPPPGAALTVSQGPADRQQLHQQQRFTSNYSFNAQTMTPPSQSNSNYVGSYPVPYNSMPTVTPTPGDYTYQAPVHMVPTYYPPGQATIQPPPVMYRVPTPPNTPTSNQMSGMPLMYVNSGSYPPPTMVSNGTFGHQVGHNGTSPAPPGTYITPALVPNLVFRQNVPVVAGVRASTPGNSQRTSRSPTPAHELFGSGSGDRNAQPQPRYPLPMYQGVHIVQGDMRLMHPGVPVNPRLQYAPIPSPPVVQGCPRPYRPPSYSSNASGAGTPTSFDGRNQKIRKQRSKVTQLPSTGARSNLYQTPSMPSLSSNVPKDIREGTVKVTITSRNQLVQY, encoded by the exons ATGCCATCAGTGTCATCCTCCAGGCAAGGCTTCGTCGTAGGTGAACGCTCGAACGCGTTGCATCGGAATAGTTCAGAGTCGGATATGATAGACGGGAATGTCAGTCCGAATGTCGCCACTTCTCCAACATCGAATTCGATCCAGCATCGTGTATCGCCCTCTTGTCCCCCCGATAAAACGGACACAGAGAACAAAAACTTTCGTAACAGG acGAATACGAAAGTGAAGCTGTTGGTTAGGAGCCATGCTATGAGAGAATCGACCTCTCCACCGAGAGAACCGCAGAACGGTTCCTCGTCTCCGCATAGTCCTCAATCGGTGGACGGTGAAAAGAAACTCTCCGCGGGTAACCTGTCATCGTCTAATTCCACTAACGCGAAGCTCAATAACAACGAGTCAATGTTCAACAGTAATCTTTATCCGAATCAATCCCCGAAGCAAATGCGTAACACGGCCACTTCGCCTACTTGTCGAGCTCCATCGCGAAACG GTCAATCTAGTCCTTCTCAACTTCATTCACCAAAGAATCATACATCTCCAACGAACGGCAATAAGTCGGAGAATCATCGTTCCAAGATGACAGGCTCGAACGTGATCCAAAAATACAATAACTGCGTGAAAAACAATCAAAACGATCGACCAGGCCTGCTACAGACACCCGTATCCCCATCGAAGTCTGGTCAGGCGTTACAGCACTCGCCAAAGAGCACGAACCTGGCCCAAAATGCgcaaaacaatcaacaaaaatcGGAACAACGTAGGCCGAACACGTTGAACATTTGCAACAACCACTGTAACAACGCACAGTGTGGCAATACTCTGTCTGTGAGCAGACCAGGCTCGAGGCATAAATTGAGGCATCAAAATTCTTCCCAGGGTAGTTTCGACAGTGCTTCACCATGCCTATCGCGAG ATAGCAGTACGGAATTGTACACGGACAGTACCGGGATAGATCTGGAGCATTTCATCGCGGAAACTATAAATCGTAATCAAAAGGATCGCACGGTGCTGTTGAAAATAGAGAAAGACTTGATAGAATTTGCGAGGGATAAACAGAAAGTCTGTCATAAATTTCCAAACATGTCCTCGTACAATAGAATGTTGGTACATCGCGTGGCCGCTTATTTCGGAATGGAACACAACGTTGATCAGTCAGGTTCCAGTGTCATAGTTACTAGGACAAAGAACATGCGAATTCCGAATACTCGTTTCAAGGAACACATTAGAGACGATTTAATTCTGTCGGAGGAACCTCGTCGAAGTATTTTGAAACGAGATTCCAGTTCGTTCGAAGACAGTTTCAATTTCAAGTCCCCTGACAGGATGTCCGGTGATTATTGCCGACAAAACAAGAGTTTCGAGGAACGAGAGGAGGAATACGAACGCGCTAGACGAAGGATATTCAAGGATAGCAGTGGAGAGAGTGGCGAAGTTACTTCCTGGCCATATTGGTCCTCTTCGGAAAGTTCTGATGCTTCTGCGAGATACCGTTTGTTGCATCCTTCGGACCACACCATCAG ACAAATGAAACTCACGAAAGGAGAATCTTTTGATGGAAGAGAATCTTGTCGAGGTTCTATATTGAGGCCATCGGTTTCCAAGTCGTTCAGTTTTGGTGGTTACACCAGGGGTATGCTTTCTAGAGGGGACAGTGTCACATCTACTCACAGCGCAGGAGCTCGACTTATGAAGCAAG ATTCAGGTGCTAGTATGTGTTCGCGACTGAGTCCTTCGAGTAGCGGTTACAAGTCACAAAGCCAGCGTAGCGACGCAACGATATCGCCTTCTCCTTCGCCATCTCCTGTGGCAAACATGACGTGCAGTCATACCCAAGTATCTAGTCAGGATCTCGCATCGCCAGAGTCTAATAACCAAACGGTAATGTGGGCAGTCACTAATATATCCAGTGTACCGCCTGGTAGCATTATCATAAACCCCCAAACCAATCAGCCATACACGAATCCGGATGGTTCGATTTATCGATTCGATCCGGAGAATCCACCAAAATTTTATACGGCTCCATCCTCGCAAGAGAACAATGGAAACAACGCGTCGCCTGTTAAAAGCGTAGAAACATCCGAGCCATGCAAAGTTacgaataatataaagaatgaaaataagaagaaatcaCAATGCAGCAAACATGCTAGTAGCAATACAACTACAGTTACTCGTGTGACAAACTCTGCTACGTCACCGAGTTTGCCATTCacaccgccgccaccgccaccacTACCACCGCAACAACAGCAAAATTTAGGACCATCGCCATTACAACAGCAACATCAGCAGCAAcatcagcagcaacaacagcaacaaacTCTAGTCAAATCGTCATCGACGATGCAAACTTGTAATCATAACCAAACAGCTCAACCATATTCGACTTACCCACCTACCTCAGATACATACAACCACGGTGTTTTTCAACCCCATGTGGGTCAGCAGACTGTGATGATGGCTCCTCATCCGAGTCAGGGTCAGGCGAACGTTCCGAATAATGGTCAAGGGGATGTATACAATCAGAATTCAATTTATACGAATTATACAGCAGTACCTGTACAGCAAGGACCAGTATCGCAAACAACA GAAGTAACGGAATTATCGGGATATTTTATGGGTATGAGTATCTATGATCAACGTGTGGCAGGAGAAAATCACTCTACACCACCTCATTCTTATCCACAACCACAGCCATCTGCGAATCAGACAATGCAAAGTATGCAGACTATGCCACAAAATTATTGGCAACCACCACCCAATTCAATGCCA CCGCAACAAACAATGTATTTTGTACCTCCACCTGGTGCAGCACTTACAGTTAGTCAGGGTCCAGCTGATAGGCAACAGTTGCATCAACAGCAAAGATTCACgtcaaattattcttttaatgcaCAAACTATGACTCCTCCGAGCCAATCAAACT CTAATTATGTGGGCAGCTATCCAGTACCTTACAATTCGATGCCTACCGTGACACCAACACCAGGCGATTACACGTACCAAGCTCCGGTTCACATGGTCCCCACGTACTACCCACCAGGTCAAGCGACGATTCAGCCACCACCTGTCATGTATAGAGTACCTACTCCACCAAATACTCCAACTTCTAATCAG atgtcTGGAATGCCATTGATGTACGTTAATTCTGGCAGCTATCCACCACCAACAATGGTATCAAATGGAACCTTCGGTCACCAAGTTGGGCATAATGGCACGTCACCGGCGCCTCCTGGAACGTACATAACTCCCGCGCTGGTTCCTAATCTGGTTTTCAGGCAAAATGTTCCT GTTGTTGCCGGTGTTCGAGCTTCGACACCAGGCAATTCTCAGAGAACAAGCAGGTCGCCGACTCCAGCACACGAACTCTTCGGAAGTGGGAGCGGGGACAGAAACGCACAACCCCAACCACGCTACCCACTGCCAATGTATCAGGGTGTTCATATTGTGCAAG GGGATATGAGATTGATGCATCCAGGAGTACCAGTTAACCCGCGGTTGCAATATGCACCAATACCATCACCACCAGTTGTTCAGGGCTGTCCACGACCTTACAGACCACCTTCGTACTCGTCGAACGCCTCAGGCGCTGGTACACCCACCTCGTTTGATGGGAGAAATCAGAAGATTCGTAAACAGAG GTCCAAAGTAACACAATTACCATCAACCGGCGCGCGGTCCAATCTCTATCAAACACCTTCCATGCCATCGCTTTCGTCTAATGTACCGAAagatatcagagaag GGACCGTGAAGGTGACAATCACCAGTCGAAATCAACTGGTACAGTATTAA